The Agaribacterium sp. ZY112 genome includes the window GCAACGTCGTTTATTGTTCGCCAGGCATGAAGCTGATTGATAAAGGTACAAATACGCGTTTCATCAATAAAGAAGCCGCAAGCATTATTGCTTAACTATTCGTTCTGGCGATTTGAGTTTCATTACTTAGTTTATTTAGTTTTTATTTGTGAGCTGATTTTAGTTGTTAAATTTTAGTATTTAATTTCAGCCTAAGAGATTATTTTATGAATGTGTTTCGAAAGATTACTTTAGTACTGCTTAGTGTGAGCCTGTTTGCTTCGTACGCAAGTACCCAGGCTAAGTCAGTAGATAACAGTGCAACAGATACCGGCAAAGCGGGTGATAGCTTCCCCGATGTTATTTCTCACCCGAAGCAGGGTGCACCGGTGAGCATCGCTAATATTTTTCCTGAACATGGCTTAACAGACCCGCACGCAATGATAGTCGGCGATAGGCTATATGTAGGCATGGGCCACGATCAAAGTTGGGATGTGGAATTTGATTGGACGATGGATAGGTGGGAAATCTGGTCTACAGATGATCTGCTAAATTGGCGTAAAGAAACGACGATAGAACCGAATGACACCTATTTTGGTCCAGAGGCAAACTGCTGGGCTGGTGACTTTGCGCAAAAAGATGGCAAGTTTTATTGGTATTTCTCTAATCGTAATTTTGATACCGGCGTCATGGTCGCCGATCAGCCCTCGGGCCCGTATAAAGATGCCTTAGGTAAACCTCTGTTACCACACGATCTTGCGCCAACCCATTCCTACGACCCTGATGTATTTGAGGAGAACGGTGTTTATTCCATTATTTGGGGTGCTGGTGGCTATTATATGGCGAGACTTGCTGATGACATGTTATCGCTAGCTAGCGAACCAAAGGCGATTGTTATAACTAACCCAGATGGCAGCATTAGGCCGACGGATGACAAACCGACACTGTTTAAACGTAACGAGCATTATTACCTTGTTTGGGGTGCGGATTACGCAATGAGTGATAAATTAGAAGGCCCTTATCAGTACAAAGGTAAATTTTATGCGGGCGGTCATGGCAGTATTTTTAATTGGAAAGGCCAGTGGTATGTGATTCACGAGCATCACGACATTAGTATGTTCTATCGTGGTGTCATGCTTAAACCAATGTATTTCCACAAAGACGGCACTGTGGATTTAAAGAGTGACTTTATTGTTCCTATTGGTGGTGGTCGTTTATGGGATTTTGACAACTCTCGTATGGGCTGGCGCTCACCAACTGGTACGGATGTTAGCTGGCAAAAGGACGGCTCTATTGCTGGTGATATAAACGCTAGGGCAATCATTGAAAGTGCGAATTGGGCTTCTGCCGATCTACCGGGCCGTACATTGACCATAAGTATTAAGAACGAAACGGCTGCGAAACAATTAAAGCTATCGTTTGCCGAGTTTAAAACGGACATTTATCGATTTTGGTCTTACCCCGGAATCAATTGGTTTGAACAAGCATCAACTGTATTGGATGTTAAAGCGAACAGTCAGGACTTTGTAGAATATAAGCTTAGTTTGGATGATATTGATGATATGCCTGAGCGTTTGAAGCGCTTGCGTATTGAGTTTATTGGTGCTGAAAGCGGTTCGTGGGCTATTGATTCAATTCGCATCCAATAACAAGACCTGTGTTGATGCTCAAAGCAGGTATACAGCTGCCTAGCGTTAATTTAATGAAGGTGATTTTATCTTATATTTTATTGGCGCTAGCAGTAGGTCTTAGTACTGGTGCTTGCAATGCTACTAGTGAAAGTGTCAGTGAAAGTAATAGTACTAGCACTGAGAGCACGCAGCTGCGTAAAGTCGAAGCCGCTCAATTTTCAAAAGCTGGTTTTTATGAGTTAACGGACAGTCCTCCTAGACCTGACTATTTTGTTTTAAATAAAGGTGTTGCCTATTTTGATAAGTGCCTATTTTTTTAATGAATACAAAAGGTTGTTTTCATGCTTCACAAAGATAAAGTCTATGTAATCACAGATAGGTATGATTTGTGAGGGGGCTAAGGGAATCTTAAGCGGGGTCTGTCAATAAACTCTTAGGGCGTCACTATCATAAAGTGATTTTATGCGTCATTGGGGGAAAGGTTTGGATCTATTGGGGGGGGTTAGTAATTGACGAATTCATCAAGGAGAGCTTTATAAGTTCGGATACCCATAAAGCGTTGCTTGGTGGGGTTTTTTAATTGAGTGGTGTTTAACTTAATTAAAATTTTATGGCGTGATTTTGTTATCTTGTTTTACATGAAATCCCTTCGGTCTGTTCTGTCTTTGGGCTATCTTTTTCTCTGTAATTTCTTGTGGGATTTGATGGTTTTCTTTTGTTTTTTTTCTGTTTTTTCTGGGTTATGCGTTTGTTTTTTTTTGGTTTCGTTTTTGTGGAAGTTATTTGGTTTTTTTATTAAATAAATTAATTGTTTGTCGTGTGGGTATAAATCCATATTGAGTGTTAATTTTGATTTTACTAGGATAACTGGATCACATCGTGGTAAGGGATGTTAATAATTTGTTGTTTTATATATTAATTATGATTCTAATGTGATGGGTTGTGTCATTCATGGTCCTTTTGTTTTGTTTAATTTAATTACCTCCTTTTCTTGTTCTTATAAGCTGTATTTGTCTTGTATATAGAGGGGTGAGGTCAAATTTGAGACTGATTTGGGTTATTGATTTCTGTCGCCGTTTAGCCCATAGGTATATTGCTTTAAAGGCGTAATTTTATGTATATAAATATAATAAGTACTTCCCAAGTTAGTTTGTCTTTTCTAAATAAAACATTCTTGTTGGTTGTTTTCTCACTGCTTCTTAGTTGTTTTCCTATTTTTGTTTCTGCTCAAATGGGGCATGAGCATCATGCCGTGCTCAACTTAGTAAAAGCGGAAGATGCAACTCACGTCGCTAGTGCCTCGGGTAAGTGGTTTGATAAAACCATATGGCAAAGTGGGCGCGTTCCTAGCCGCTCAGCCAAAGTTCACATACCTAAAGGCATTTCTGTCACATATCAAGGGGCGAGCTCGGAGCGTTTGTCAACGATACGTGTAGATGGCGCTCTTACCTTTGCTTATTGGCGTAATACCAAGTTGGTGGTCGACACCATTGTTGTTACTGGTAGTGGTAACTTAACAATCGGAAACAAGAAAAATCCGATTAAAGAAGGTTTCAAAGCAGATATTCTTTTTGCTGATAATGGCAATATTAATCCTAACTGGGATACCGAGCTGGTCTCGCGGGGTTTGATTAGTATGGGCACCGTGGATATTCACGGGGCTAAAAAAGATAGCTTTTTAAAAGTGGCAAAAGACCCGATGGCGGGTAGCCGAACGTTAGTTTTTTCTAAAGCACCAGTTGGTTGGAAGGTAGGTGATAAGTTAGTCGTTACAGGAACGCACAAACAGGGTTTTGATGGGCGCGAAAAATGGATTCTTAACCCAGATAAACATTGGCGGGGAACAGAGGACGAAGTTGTTACTATTTCGTCAATTAATGGTAAAAGGGTAACGATTAAGCAGGCTCTAAAATATAACCATGACACGCCTGCCTCGGACTTAAAGGCTTACGTTGCTAACCTTACGAGGAATGTGACCTTTGCTAATGAGGGGGGCGCTAAGTTACCTTCTCATCAGCGTGGCCATTTAATGTTTATGCGTAATACGGTCGATGTTCGTTATGCAGCGATGGATGAATTAGGTCGCACAGATAAGAGCTTTAAATCTGCAGGTGCTTCTACGTTTTCCCCAATAAAGTACAACAGTAACGTACAGGGGCGCTATGCCATTCATTTACATCGTATAGGCGCTAAGACTCGTGAAAACCCCGTGCAACTTATAGGCAATGCGGTGAATGGCACTCCCGGCTGGGGCATGGTGCAACACTCATCAAATGCAAATTTTGTTGATAATGTTGTTTATAACGCTTTTGGTGCTGCTTTTGTTGCTGAGAGTGGTGATGATATTGGTAATTGGTTACGCAATATCGCGATTAAAGCACAGGGGCGAAATTGGGGGGTTGTTGCCGCACAGGACACGGTAAGTCAAAGAGATGCAGGGCGAGGTGGTGATGGATTCTGGTTTAGCAGCCGAATGGTTGAGGCCTCCGAAAATGTCGCTGCGAATACCACCCACGGTTATAGCTATATCAGCCGCAATGGTGTTCAGGCCGATAATGAGTCAGTCAGTATCCCTGTCACAGCACTGGATCAACCGGAGATCATGCGCGGTGGAAGTTGGACTCACCCTACAACCCCTGTATTAACTGAGTTTCGCGATAATGAAGCTTTTGGTAATCAGGTAGGTTTTCAGGTCGTTCGTTCTAACCCTGGGCAAAATCATGATTTACGTAGCATGATGACTCGTTTTACCGCTTGGGAGGTATTCCGGGGGGTAACAGCTCGTTATTCGCCGCATTACACAATGATTGACCTACGGGTAATTGGTACAGATACACCTCACTCTTTAGGAAGTAATAACCCGGGGGGCATAGTATTTGAACGAAAATCATTTGATTGGGTTATTAATGGAGCAAGTATTGAAAACATGCCTGTTGGTGTAGATACCTATGGGCACGATGAGGGGCGAGCCAGTGATAACCGAGTGGGTATCGAATTTATAGATATGCAGTTTCACAATGTAGAGCAAGATTACAAGGGGACGACTAAAGCAGGCCATCGTTATTATGATTCAGCGGAACTAGTAGAGGATCGTTTAGCGGTAAGTTACGAGCCTATTCCCGCAATAAAACTTAATGCTAATGTGCATCTTAACTGGTTGAAAATTGATTCCATTGGGGTTGTAGGTCGTACCTGGGAATTTGATCACCCTTTACTAAACTGGAAGCACGCTACAGGTAACCTTTTAATTAAAGAAGGTTACTATCGCTTTAATAACGGCAAACCTTTTGTGCTTGTTGATGATTTGGTCGCTGATCGTGCTACCGGAGAAGTACAAAAACTACTTATACCCGTTCCTCTTGATTTTACTAAGGCTCAATTAAGTAAATACAAAGACAATGGGAAATTAAGTTTTTCAGCGCCTGCCCCCATCGCTAATTCTGATCGTTTTCGTATTGCTATTAATACAGCCAAGACTTTAGATGTTATCGCTAACGATGAAGACCCTGATGGTGGGAGGATTTGGCTGGATGGAATCCTCCAGCCAACTCATGGAGAACTTTATTTGCTCGAGGGTAAAGTGCGCTATGAACCTGATTTAGATTACAGTGGTGATGATGCTTTTAGTTATTGGATTCGTGATGAAGAAGGTAATATTACCCGTGGCGAAGTATCTGTTCGGGTTGGTGGTGGAGCCATCGCTCAAGCTCGTGAAATTAACTGGGCTGACCCAGGCGACTTTACAACGGTACTTAAGAAAAATATTCAGCCGATCGCGATACAAAATAGAGAAATCATTAAAAAAGGTCAACGTTCTGTTAAAGCGAACCCGCTGGCGAATGATCATGATGCCAATGGTGATGATCTGTTCCTGACCGCGGTATATCGTAGTTCTGGTAATGCTTCTATTGATATGCGCCTTGATGCCAACGGACTTGCAACAGCGACAACGGATAATGTTAATGCCACAGGTGGTGCGTTTTTCTTTTATACCATTAATGATGGTGCAAAGGAGGGTGGTGATGACGATGGTCTATTTTATATCTTTATGGGTGAAAACAATGCTAAGACGGCTAAAGGTGAAGCCGGTTTTGGACCAAATCTGGTTAAAACAGCCGCTTCTTATGTCCCTTTCTTAATTAAGCATAAATCTGGGCCTTTGCAGCACTTATATACCTATTCCGAAAGTGATCTATCTCGCATAGAAGTAAGTAGTGATGATTATGATATTGGCTCAGTAAGGTATTATTTGGATGGCAAACAGGTTCGTTTAGAGAATGAAGCGCCTTTTAGTTTAAATAATAAGAATCTCGGTTCAGGTGAGCATTTATTACGTGTTGTCGCAACGAGTAAAAAAAATGGCGAAGGACACTTGTTATTTGATTCTAGAACTAAGTTTACGGTTTCTGCCGATACTTCGTCCGGCTCACCGAGTTCAGGGTCAACGGTACACATGAAAAAGCGCAATGCTACTGGCTATGCAATTGATGGCGGGAATGGTGGTGCGAATGCTCAAAATGTGTATTTGTGGACTGCGAATTCAAATAATAAAAATCAAAGCTGGATTGAGATCAATCGTGGTGGGGGGTATTTTTCCTATCAAAAATTAAATACCAATTATTGCCTTGATGGAAACAGCGGCGGAGCAAATGGGCAAAATGTTTATCTTTGGACTTGCCGTGATGGTAACCACAATCAACACTGGAAAAAAGTCAGTGTTGCTTCCAATAGTTACCGTTTAGAGAAACGTAATGCCCCAGGATTTTCAATTGATGGTGGTAATGGCGGAGCCCAGAGACAAAATCTATATTTATGGGCGAGCAATAATAACAACAAAAATCAGCATTGGATCTTTGATTCTAGTGCCAACGAAAAAGCGCTTACTTATCTTTTGCAAGAGGATGACAGCATTTGGGCTTGGAATGGATCCGCGGCGTTTGAGCGTTTTGGCCCAAATCAAGGAAAGCTAGTTCGTATTGATGTTGGTGACGATGCTATGCCTTGGGGGATAAACAGTTATGGCAATATTTTTTCCTGGGATGGTAACAATTGGCAGCGCAGGGGCGATAACGGCCAAGACATTGGTGTTGGTGGCGGACAGGTTTACCTTACTAAAAATGATGACAGTATCTGGCGCTGGAATGGCAAGGCATTTGAACGCTTTGGTTCTGAAAGTGGCCGTTTGGCACGTTTAGATGTTGGTGAGGACGGTATTGCATGGGGTATAAATGATGCTGGTGGTGTCTATTCTTGGGGCGGTAGTGGCTGGTTGAAGCGAGGCAGTGGTGCACAAGATATAGCTAGTGGTGGCGGTGCCGTATTCCTGACTAAAACAGATGGTACCATTTGGCGTTGGAGCGGCAGCCGTTTTGAGCGCTTTGGGCCTGACAAGAGCCGCTTATCACGAATCGATGTAGGCTCTGATGGTGTGCCATGGGGAATCAATGCGGCCGGTGATGTATATCGTTGGAATGGCAATGCCTGGTCTGCAGTCGCTAAAAATGGTCAAGACCTCGGTCGATAACCCCTGAAAGACTATAAAGGCAGTTAGTCTAAATACTATTGTTTCCATTTGATTTGACAGTTAAGAAAACTTCTTAACTAACTTGGTTGCAAATGGTGAGGGTTACACTGTCTTTTTTAGAATGTTTTGTAATGACATAAAAGCAGGGTAACTTGCTCGATTTCTAATGGTTGGTAATCTTTTTCACGATAATCATCAGTTTAGGGGCGAATGCATTATGCTTAAGGTAAGTTTGCAGTCGCCCCTGAGCCTTGTTTGTTGATAGCTGTAATATCGAATCTACTGCGGCGATAAACGAGTTTTATAATCAAATTATAAGGCCCTTTTAGGTGAGAATAATTATTTAGTGG containing:
- a CDS encoding family 43 glycosylhydrolase, whose amino-acid sequence is MNVFRKITLVLLSVSLFASYASTQAKSVDNSATDTGKAGDSFPDVISHPKQGAPVSIANIFPEHGLTDPHAMIVGDRLYVGMGHDQSWDVEFDWTMDRWEIWSTDDLLNWRKETTIEPNDTYFGPEANCWAGDFAQKDGKFYWYFSNRNFDTGVMVADQPSGPYKDALGKPLLPHDLAPTHSYDPDVFEENGVYSIIWGAGGYYMARLADDMLSLASEPKAIVITNPDGSIRPTDDKPTLFKRNEHYYLVWGADYAMSDKLEGPYQYKGKFYAGGHGSIFNWKGQWYVIHEHHDISMFYRGVMLKPMYFHKDGTVDLKSDFIVPIGGGRLWDFDNSRMGWRSPTGTDVSWQKDGSIAGDINARAIIESANWASADLPGRTLTISIKNETAAKQLKLSFAEFKTDIYRFWSYPGINWFEQASTVLDVKANSQDFVEYKLSLDDIDDMPERLKRLRIEFIGAESGSWAIDSIRIQ
- a CDS encoding Ig-like domain-containing protein encodes the protein MYINIISTSQVSLSFLNKTFLLVVFSLLLSCFPIFVSAQMGHEHHAVLNLVKAEDATHVASASGKWFDKTIWQSGRVPSRSAKVHIPKGISVTYQGASSERLSTIRVDGALTFAYWRNTKLVVDTIVVTGSGNLTIGNKKNPIKEGFKADILFADNGNINPNWDTELVSRGLISMGTVDIHGAKKDSFLKVAKDPMAGSRTLVFSKAPVGWKVGDKLVVTGTHKQGFDGREKWILNPDKHWRGTEDEVVTISSINGKRVTIKQALKYNHDTPASDLKAYVANLTRNVTFANEGGAKLPSHQRGHLMFMRNTVDVRYAAMDELGRTDKSFKSAGASTFSPIKYNSNVQGRYAIHLHRIGAKTRENPVQLIGNAVNGTPGWGMVQHSSNANFVDNVVYNAFGAAFVAESGDDIGNWLRNIAIKAQGRNWGVVAAQDTVSQRDAGRGGDGFWFSSRMVEASENVAANTTHGYSYISRNGVQADNESVSIPVTALDQPEIMRGGSWTHPTTPVLTEFRDNEAFGNQVGFQVVRSNPGQNHDLRSMMTRFTAWEVFRGVTARYSPHYTMIDLRVIGTDTPHSLGSNNPGGIVFERKSFDWVINGASIENMPVGVDTYGHDEGRASDNRVGIEFIDMQFHNVEQDYKGTTKAGHRYYDSAELVEDRLAVSYEPIPAIKLNANVHLNWLKIDSIGVVGRTWEFDHPLLNWKHATGNLLIKEGYYRFNNGKPFVLVDDLVADRATGEVQKLLIPVPLDFTKAQLSKYKDNGKLSFSAPAPIANSDRFRIAINTAKTLDVIANDEDPDGGRIWLDGILQPTHGELYLLEGKVRYEPDLDYSGDDAFSYWIRDEEGNITRGEVSVRVGGGAIAQAREINWADPGDFTTVLKKNIQPIAIQNREIIKKGQRSVKANPLANDHDANGDDLFLTAVYRSSGNASIDMRLDANGLATATTDNVNATGGAFFFYTINDGAKEGGDDDGLFYIFMGENNAKTAKGEAGFGPNLVKTAASYVPFLIKHKSGPLQHLYTYSESDLSRIEVSSDDYDIGSVRYYLDGKQVRLENEAPFSLNNKNLGSGEHLLRVVATSKKNGEGHLLFDSRTKFTVSADTSSGSPSSGSTVHMKKRNATGYAIDGGNGGANAQNVYLWTANSNNKNQSWIEINRGGGYFSYQKLNTNYCLDGNSGGANGQNVYLWTCRDGNHNQHWKKVSVASNSYRLEKRNAPGFSIDGGNGGAQRQNLYLWASNNNNKNQHWIFDSSANEKALTYLLQEDDSIWAWNGSAAFERFGPNQGKLVRIDVGDDAMPWGINSYGNIFSWDGNNWQRRGDNGQDIGVGGGQVYLTKNDDSIWRWNGKAFERFGSESGRLARLDVGEDGIAWGINDAGGVYSWGGSGWLKRGSGAQDIASGGGAVFLTKTDGTIWRWSGSRFERFGPDKSRLSRIDVGSDGVPWGINAAGDVYRWNGNAWSAVAKNGQDLGR